One Oryza sativa Japonica Group chromosome 8, ASM3414082v1 DNA window includes the following coding sequences:
- the LOC107275814 gene encoding probable trehalose-phosphate phosphatase 6, producing the protein MTKQSVVVPEVAVPMPPNSAPLLPYPPPRAAPGVAVRKKYLQAQLDLGAGLPLINGWVESMRASSPTHAKAAAALAAAGAVDDERAAWMVRHPSALSKFEQIVAASKGKKIVMFLDYDGTLSPIVDDPDSAFMSDTMRRAVRSVAKHFPTAIVSGRCRDKVFEFVKLAELYYAGSHGMDIKGPAKASRHNKAKAKGVLFQPASEFLPMIEQVHDSLIERTKCIPGAKVENNKFCVSVHFRCVDEKSWSTLADIVKAELKDYPKLKLTQGRMVFEIRPTIKWDKGKALEFLLESLGFADCTNVLPVYIGDDRTDEDAFKVLRKRGQGIGILVSKYPKDTNASYSLQEPAEVMEFLLRLVEWERLSRARPKW; encoded by the exons ATGACGAAGCAGAGCGTGGTGGTGCCGGAGGTGGCGGTGCCGATGCCGCCCAACTCCGCGCCGCTGCTCCCGtacccgccgccgcgggccgcgCCGGGCGTCGCCGTGCGCAAGAAGTACCTCCAGGCGCAGCTCGACCTCGGCGCGGGCCTCCCGCTCATCAACGGATGGGTGGAGTCCATGCGGGCCTCCTCCCCCACCCAcgccaaggccgccgccgcgctcgccgccgccggcgccgtcgacgacgagcgCGCCGCCTGGATG GTGAGGCACCCGTCGGCGCTGAGCAAGTTCGAGCAGATCGTGGCGGCGTCCAAGGGGAAGAAGATCGTCATGTTCCTCGACTACGACGGCACGCTGTCCCCCATCGTCGACGACCCGGACTCCGCCTTCATGTCCGACACG ATGCGGCGGGCGGTGCGCAGCGTCGCCAAGCACTTCCCGACGGCGATCGTCAGCGGCCGGTGCCGCGACAAG GTGTTCGAGTTCGTGAAGCTGGCGGAACTCTACTACGCCGGTAGCCATGGCATGGACATCAAGGGCCCCGCGAAGGCCTCCCGCCACAACAAGGCCAAG GCGAAAGGCGTTCTCTTTCAGCCGGCTAGCGAGTTCCTCCCCATGATAGAACAG GTGCACGATTCTCTGATAGAAAGGACCAAGTGCATACCTGGAGCCAAGGTGGAGAACAACAAGTTCTGTGTGTCTGTCCACTTCAGATGTGTCGATGAAAAG AGCTGGAGCACATTGGCTGACATAGTGAAGGCAGAGCTCAAGGACTACCCCAAACTGAAGCTCACGCAGGGGAGGatg GTGTTCGAGATCCGGCCCACCATCAAGTGGGACAAGGGCAAGGCCCTCGAGTTCCTCCTCGAGTCGCTAG GGTTCGCCGACTGCACCAACGTGCTGCCGGTGTACATCGGCGACGACCGGACCGACGAGGACGCGTTCAAGGTGCTCCGCAAGAGAGGCCAGGGCATCGGCATCCTCGTGTCCAAGTACCCCAAGGACACCAACGCCTCCTACTCCCTGCAGGAGCCAGCCGAG GTGATGGAGTTCTTGCTGCGGCTGGTGGAGTGGGAGCGCCTCTCCCGTGCTCGCCCCAAGTGGTGA